The following is a genomic window from Candidatus Methylomirabilota bacterium.
AGCCACAGGACCATGGCGGCATAGGCCCGCCAGGGCCGCCACCGCTCCGCCCGACGCTGGAGCAGAGCCGGCGAAGGTCTGGCCAGGTGCCGTCGCATGGCGCGGAGAAGACCGTGATCGCCCACGGGGAAGGCGTCGGGCTCGCGCAGCGCGCGCATCGCGATGTACTCCGCGGTCCAATCGCCGATGCCGGGCAAGGTCACCAGTTCGGCCACCGTGTGCTCCACCGAGCCGGTCGTCCGAAGCAGCGTTGGATCTCTCATCACCGCAGCCGCCAGCGACGAGATGGCCGCGGCCCGCGCGCGGGGGACTCCGATGCTCGAGAGATCAGCATGGGCCAGCGTCTTGGCGTCCGGAAACAGGACCCGCAGGTCACCACCCGAGCTCGGCGTGCCGAGTCGCTCGCCGAAGGTCGCCGCCAGCCGTCCGGCCAGCGTCGATGCCGCGGCGACGCTCACCTGCTGGCCGAGCGTGGCCCTCACGGCGAGCTCGAACGCGTCCCACGCTCCCGGAACCCGCAGTCCCGGGCGTGCGGCGAGGCGGGACGCCAGCGCGGGATCACGGCCGAGGTGCGTGGCGATCGGCTCCGGATCCGCGTCGAGGTCGAAGAGGTGGCGCAAGCGTGCCGCAATGGCGGCCAGCGCGGGCAACCGATCGACGGTGATCGTGGCCAGGAGAAACGGCTCGGCGGCCGACCGGATCTCCACGATCCCCTGCGTGCCGTCCAGGCTGATCGTCCGGCGGTAGACCCCGTTCTCGACCGACTCGACACCCGGAATCGCCCGCCGTGCGAGAAATGCCAATACCCCGGCCCAGTCGTACGGAGGCCGGTATGGTAGGCGCAGCGTGAGCCGAGACGCCGTCGATGCGGCCGCCCGCCGCAGGTCACGCGGGGGGCGGCCGAATGTCCGCTGCATCACCGCGTTGAAGCGGCGGACACTGCCGAACCCCGCTCCGAGCGCGACCTGCGTCAGGGGCAGGCCG
Proteins encoded in this region:
- a CDS encoding AlkA N-terminal domain-containing protein; this translates as MDLDHEACYRAVQARDRGFDGRFLTGVLSTGIFCRPICPAPTPRLENCVFFPTAAAAYSAGFRPCLRCRPEISPGVPAWSGTVATVDRALRLLAEDGPEATNLEALASRLGVGSRHLRRLFRRHVGASPVAVLQVQRVFLAKQLITDTGLPLTQVALGAGFGSVRRFNAVMQRTFGRPPRDLRRAAASTASRLTLRLPYRPPYDWAGVLAFLARRAIPGVESVENGVYRRTISLDGTQGIVEIRSAAEPFLLATITVDRLPALAAIAARLRHLFDLDADPEPIATHLGRDPALASRLAARPGLRVPGAWDAFELAVRATLGQQVSVAAASTLAGRLAATFGERLGTPSSGGDLRVLFPDAKTLAHADLSSIGVPRARAAAISSLAAAVMRDPTLLRTTGSVEHTVAELVTLPGIGDWTAEYIAMRALREPDAFPVGDHGLLRAMRRHLARPSPALLQRRAERWRPWRAYAAMVLWLDDAAITTTQRRSG